ATGACCAGCAGGACTCGTTATTCCTGCGTGATTCCGGCTGGATGCAGTTTTATGCGGAAGATGCACAGGAAGCATCTGATCTTCATTTCCTTGCATATAAGGTTGCAGAAAAGCATGATATTCTTCTGCCGGCATTTGTCTGCTTTGACGGATTTATTCTGTCTCATACATTTGAGCCTGTTGATATCCCCTCCCAGGAAGAGATTGATGCATATCTTCCGGCATTTGATCCGCTCTACAAGCTTGACTGCAAAAATCCTATGTCATTTGGAATGTATGCCACACCTGATTATTATCAGGAGTTCAGATATGAGATAAACGCGGCAATGGTGCGGGCAAAAAAAGCTTTTCGTGAGGCAGGACGCGAGTTTAAGGAACAGTTTGGACGTGACTATTCAGGTCTTGTGGAAGGCTACAGGCTTGAGGATGCAGATACTGCAATTGTTGCGATGGGCTCTATCTGCGGAACAATTAAGGATGCAATTGATGAGATGAGAGATGCAGGTGAAAAGGTTGGTCTTTTAAAGATTCGTTCATTCCGCCCGTTCCCTGCAGAGGATGTAAGAGAAGCACTAAAAGGCGTTTCCCAGATAGCTGTTCTTGAGAAGAATTTAAACATCGGTTCAAGAATGCTCGGCGCAGTCGGCCTTGAGATAAAGGATGCAGTCTATAAGTCAGGAACACCTGTATTTTCATATGTAGGCGGTCTTGGCGGTCGTGACATAAGGAAAAAGGATATAAAACAGCTTGCTGAATGGGCACGCCAGGGCAGAAATGACTGTTTCTTTGGTCTTCGTGAGGAGTTGTTATAAATGGCAGAAAATACCTGTGAACTTTTTGATTCCGGACATCGTGCATGTGGAGGATGCGGTCCTGCACTTGCCGCAAAGCTGATAACCCGTGCGGCAGGTCCCAAGACAATTATTGCAACAGCAACAGGATGTATGGAGGTTTTTTCAACACCGTATCCGGAGACAGCATGGAAGACACCATGGATACATTCGCTCTTCCAGAATTCTGCGGCGGTTGCATCAGGAATTGAGGCATCGCTTAAAAGACAGGGAAGAGATGATGAAAAAGTAGTGGTTATCGCCGGTGACGGTGCTACTTTTGATATCGGAATTTTATGCATAAGCGGTTTGTTTGAACGTGGTCATGATGTCACATATATCTGCTATGATAACGAGGCATACATGAACACCGGCATTCAGCGTTCAGGTGCAACACCATATGATGCAGATACTACAACAAGCCCGGCAGGAAAGTATTCAACCGGAAATAAAAGACCTAAAAAAGATATTCCTGCAATTCTTGTCGCACATGGAAGTCCGTATGTTGCAACAACCTCTGTTTCAACACCAAAGGATTTAATGGACAAGGTAAAACGTGCAATCGCAACTCCGGGACCCTGTTACATTCAGGTTCATACACCATGCTGTACAGGCTGGGGCTTTGACGGCTGTAAGACAATGGAGATTGGAAAGATGGCGCTGAACAGTGGTCTGTGGGTAAACTATGAGATTGTTGACGGCGTACTTGAAAAATCAAGGAAGGTAAAACGTGTTCCTGTCGATGATTACCTAAAAGCACAGAAAAGATTCCGCCATCTTTTCAGGCCTGAGGTAAACACAGAGGAGATTGCAAAGATTCAGGCAATCGCTGATAAGAACGCTGAAAAATATGGAATAGATATCAAACCAAAGAAATAATTTTAAAAATTTAAAAAATTTAAAAGAATTAAACAAAAAAACCGGCATAATAAACTATAAAAATAAAATATAATATTAAAAAGAAAAGTTGAATACAAAAATCCCCCTGATTTTCTTTTTTCCTGAATTTATAATGAACTTTACTTCACTCAATATTTCTAAAACACTTATTTTTTTCAATAAGGGAGGCAAATAATTAATGGAGAAGTCATATGAAAATACAACACCTGATACTTGCATTAATAGTTTCATCCGCACTTTGCGGCTTTGCAACGGCAGAAAATGAAACAGCTATCTCTATTGAGAATATTGCAGACAATAAAATTGCACTCTACAATCAGGCAACTGATCTTGCATATGAGGGGAATTACAATGATTCTCTCGTAATGCTTGACAGGGCATTGGAAATAGACCCTGAATTTACTCTTGCATATGTATCAAAAGCCGGAATATTGCTGGTTAAAGGAGACATTTCAGGAGCACTTGAGGCATCAGAGACTGCAACTTCACTCAATCCAAATCAGGCTGACGCATGGGTATGCAAATCAAGTGCTTTAATTTCGCTTGGAAGATATGAGGAGGGAATTGATTCTGCCAAAAAAGCGCTTGAGATTGATAAAAATTACTTTGAAGCCTGGATTAACCTTGCAACTGCATATGAAAAACTTGGTGACTATAAAGAACAATTAAAAGCCTCAGAAGAGGCATTAAAGATTGATCCGGAAAATATCCTGGCGCTTGCGAGTAAGGAAAAAGCAGAAAAGATGCTTGCCATAAATCCGCAGGAGTCTCCGATGACGCCATTTTTAGCCGTTTTTGGAATATCTGCGGTTTTAATAGCGATCTTTAAAAGAAGAGAAAATTAGATATTAGAAATCAAAATGCTAAATATCTAAATCTCAAAACTAAATAGCTGACTCAAAATGCTAAACCTCAAAGCTAAATAGCAATCTCAATTCCAAATTTTATTTTTATCTCTGATTTGTTATGAAAGTCAAAATTCCGGATAAACTTATCAGGCTTTTTGTGTGATGAAAAAAGCTCATCATGTGCGTTTTACATTAAAGTTACTTCGTAACTTACATGAAACCGGTGCATGAAAACTTTTTTTTCATGAACGTTTTTTTTCTAAATCTCCTTTTTTTGATTTTTTTTGAGTTTTTCCGGCTGATTATCAGTTGTCCTAAACAGTATTCTCTTCAGCTTTTTCTTCCTCTTTAACTTTTTCAGCCAGCTTTCCAATCCATATTGCCGCGATAACAGCAATTACTGTCACAATTATTGCATAGGTAAACATTGCAATAAGACTGCTTGTGTCTCCAAAAATCTCTTTAAAAAATGCCTGAATAGCGCTGTTCCATGCAAGAGCGGCAACAAGTCCAAAAGCGGCTGTCATAAGTGCCGCAATCTTCTCAATTATCTGGATACTTAATCCCATAATTCATCAGATGAAAATTATTTTGATTGTATTTATAGCAAATCCCAAGGTTTGGCTAATTTGATTAAATTTTATTAATTCCATAATTCAGGAATAATGTCCTGATATTAGCTGCATATTTTGCGTTATCATCCGGCCTGTATCAGATAACACAGTGTCAGATACCTGTGATGAAAATTTATAAGCCACAAATTCGTAAATTTGCTTTATGGGCTTTTTTTGTAAAATTAGCTCTTATAAACTGCGAAAATTTTTGAAGTCAAAGTTCTTTATTTAATATACAACATCATATCTCATACTGATTGATATGAAAGAAAAATATATCCTTAAGGATGTGGACACTAACAAAAAAATTGACAAAAAAAGTGTCTTTAAAACTTCAAATGCATTAAAATTTGTTTTCGAAAATAAAAGAGATAATAAAACAGATAAAATCAAAAAAACCGATAATCGCAATACTTCAAAATTAATAAAATGCGCAGGAGTTTTTGCTTTAGTTATCGTTTTAATAATAACTGCCGGATGTATTGAAAGCGGAAGTAATAATGATAACAAAAACAACGAAACTCTAATTTCTGATGAAAAATTCCTGGAAGAAGACTTTATGAATAAAACAGCACTTTTTGATAATTACTGGATTTTAACTTCATTTTATGATTCTGACTTGAACAAAAAAGTAATAGCCGAAAATGTATCTGTTACAATATCTGCAGATGAAGAGATGTTTTACGGAAATTCAGGATGCAACTCCTTCTCAATGGAATATGAAATTAATGATGATAAAATAGTTCCAGGTCTTTATACAACAACTATGATGAGGGCTCTTGATGATAATGTCGCATATACAGAGTCGGTTTTCAAAAAAAATCTACAGAATATTTCTGTCTTTAAATGCAATGAAGACACTCTTGCCTTCTTTGATAACAAAAATATGGAAATACTGATCTTTGAAAAATTCAGCATAAAAGATTACGAATGGAAACTTGATTCAATGTTCTCAAACGAATCTCTCAGAAAAATTCCAGAAAACATTTCTGTTACACTTTTGTTTGACAATGATACTGCAGGTGGAAATTCCGGATGCAACAGATACTTTATGAGTCTGACTGAAGTAAACGATATAAAAACCTTTAAAGAAATCAGTTTTTCAGGTATTGGTTCAACAAAGATGCACTGCACTAAAGAAGGTGTTATGGAAACAGAATCAGCGTATCTTGGTCATCTTGAAGATGTTAAATATTATAGAATTACAGGTGACAACTTAAAGTTTATGGACGAAAATAATACCTGCATCCTGTCATTTTTGAAAATAACAGAAAGATAACAGAAATATAACAGAAAAGAAAAAGAAAAGGAAATAGAAACCAAATTTTTCATTCAGTTTTCTTTTTTATTTATCTTCTCTTTAAAATTTCAATTGCTGATATTATAATTAAGGCTGAAAAAACTCCTAAAAGTCCAAGCGGCGTCTGTGGAAGTTGTGCTGTTTCTCCGGGCTTTTTAGTATCTGTTGCAGTTTCAGTCTTTTCAGTAATTTCAGTCTGTACAGCGGTTGGCTCAGCTGTTTTCTCTATTGTTGGCGTTGGAGTTTTTGCAGAAGGAACTGGTGTCGGAGTCTTTGTCTTTTCAGGAGTCTTGGTTTTTGTAGGAGAAGGTGTCTGTGTCATGGTTGGTGTTTTTGTAAATCCTGCCTCTACAGTTTCTGTCTTTTGAACAGTTCCTATCGGACTTGTAATTGTTGCACCTGTAATTTCTCCTAAGTTGTCCATCATACCGTTTACGTTGCACTCCGCCCATATTGTGTAACTTCCGGTGTTGTATGCTGAATTTCCAGTATCCCACACACAGGTCAGAGTTCCGGACGGTGCGAAGTAAGATGATGTTTGCGGGTGAATTCCGGTAATTTTCACAAGATTTTTAGAGCAGTCATAAAGTGATGTGAGAGTTGCGCCATCAGGTGTTTTTACTTTCACATCAACTCCTTTGTCAGACGAAGTTACACCCTGTCTTGTAAAAATTGGATATAGGTTTGAATCAATCCTGAAGTCGAGTGCTTCTCCTGAGACGATTTTTCCATATGTTATATCAAAACTCTCCCCGCCGGGCCGGTACGCATAAAGTTTAAGACCAAGACTTGGGTACTGGACATAGATTGCCGAATGACTGTTTAGTGAGCCGTTTGGATATGAATACCAGGTGCCTTCTCTTCCCCTGAAATCAGCAGGTGAGACATAAAAGCTGTTTGGAGACGGCGTTAATGTATATTCTGGCGAATCTGTTGCCGGATTGCCGGATTTGAAATATGCAAGCTGTGTGTCAGTCACTCCTCCGGATGAGTAGAATACACCGCTGTTTAAAAAAAGACCCTGTTCTCCGATAAATACCGTATCTCCCTTATAAATTTGATTTATCGCCGCGTTTGCAGGCGATATGGCAAGGATTGTCAGGATTAGCAAAATTGCCGGAATGAACAGTCTGGCAAATTTTGGCTTGGTTTTGATTTTATTAACATTTTTAGATTTCTTTTTTAATTCCATAATTATCACGCATCCGATTTTGTCGGTTTTACTTAGTATGACTATTGGTGATAATAATACATTTGCAATACAGTGATTTCTCAAAGTAACATCTGCATTATTTATTGTTATTCTCATGAGTTTCTTTTAACAAATAGAATATTTTGGATTTTTAGTTTAATGAGTTCTGTCTCAGGAAAGAGAAGAAAAAACAGTCCGGATGAAAAGGAAATGAATAAAAAAATCAGGGCAGGAAAGATGTTTGGGACAGTATATAAATGTTCAAACTAAAAAAACTCTAAAAAAAGAATTTGTTGAAAAATCTGTTTTTTTTATTTGTTATAATCTTTGCATGCTTGCCTTTTTTTTTACCTGTGAGGTGCCTGTGTTTTATTATTCATATTTGTATTTGCCTTTTGGAACAAATATCTCAAATACTGCATTTTCTCCAAAAACACCTGTTTCTTTAATAGTTATTTCTGTGATGGACAGAATTTCTCTTGATAAAAAGAGTCCCAGTCCTGAATGCCTGAAGTATTTCCTTAAGAAAATATTCTCCTTCTCCTCTTTAGGAACACCTGAGCCATCATCAGTGTATTTCAAAATCAATCCATCGTTGATTATTTCAGCAGACAAATTTATTTTAGTAACTTTTTCGCCGTAATTTAAAGTGTTTTCAACGAGGTTGTAAAAAACCTTCTTAAGAAGGGGATCAGCATATATCTCCAATTTTCCTGTTTTTACAGATATCTGCTTATCTTTTACGTTTAAACCTGTAAGAGAGTCGCTGAATGTCTGGCTGACATTTTGCCATATTGGCATGTTGACTCCTATATCCTGGTAATCAGCAGTGAATTCAATCTGCTGTGATATGTTTTCTGCTGAATCTGCTTCTTTTTGTGTGTATTTAACAAGAACAGGGTCCGGATTATCAGAGGATTTAATGTAATCATCTGTTAACTCAAGATACCCTTTTAATACCGTAATCTGGTTTAGAATATCGTGGCGTGTAATGCTTGAGAGAAGATTCAACTTCTTATTTGCCTGTGAAAGTGCAGTCTCTGTCATTTTCCTCTCTGTAATGTCATGCAAAATTGCATGAATTCTGACAGGTTTTCCACTTATGTCCTTTTGGATTCGGGATGAAAGAAAAACTATCAGTTTTTTACCATCTTTAGAAAAAATTTCCAAATCCAGATAGATATATCCGGTATCCAGATATTGATAGTATTGATCTTTTAATTGTTCATATGTTTTTTCGGGAACAAATTTGTTGTAATATTTATTTATAATGTCTTTCTCTGTATATCCTGTCATATGGGTGAATTCCGGGTTTATATCGGTAATTCGCCCATCGATGTCAAGCGCCACATATGCTACAGGTGACTGTTCAAAAAGTTCCCTGAATCTTTTTTCACTCTCTTTAATTGTAATCTCAGCTTCCTTTTGAGTTGTTATGTCATAAAGTGTAATAATTGAGCCTTCAGTAACTCCACGTCTGTCCTGAAGGTTTGTTCTTTGGATATGGAATATCCTGTTTTTTTTGTCTGTTTTTTGGATTATTTCATCTTCATAATCTTTTGATGTCTCTTCTGAGGCCCCTTTTATGAATGTGGTAAATTCATCCCATTCAGGACATACTTCGCCTAAAATTTTCCCTTCAACTGGATTTTTCCCGGATTTTAGAATTTCGTTAGCAATTTCATTTGACTGAACAACAACTCCTAAATTATCTGTTATAATAAGACCTGTCGGGAGCTTTTTAAACACAGAATCGTATGCAACCGGAACAAGAGAAAACAGCCTGTAATGAAAAAGGGCTACAAAAGCCATAAGCAGTGTAAATAAAAAGGCAAGCGGGGTAACGTCCAGATTGTATGCCGGTCCAAACCAGTACACCTGGAATATGAATGCAAATAGTATAACAAGGCCGCTTAATGTTATAATTTTTATCTGCCTGTTTATTATTCCATGTGCATGACCTGAATAGTCAAAAAGCATCAGAATCCCGGCAAGGAAAGTAACCACAAAGTATGAAAAATTCAAAAGATAAATAGGACCCGGGGTTATTGATATCAGCAAAAGATCCTTATAAAATGCAAAACCAACATTCTGATAAAGGAGCGGAATCATCGCCGGCGACTGTGAAACCAGTATTACAATTACAGGAATTGCAAATAACGCGGCGTAAACCGGCAATTTCAGCATTTTATCCCGCCTTATGTAAGTAATGACAAATATCAACCATAATGGTGGAATTAGTGCTATTCCTATGTATTCAAATTTTATTGCAGAAAGTATTAGTAAGGGG
The genomic region above belongs to Methanomicrobium antiquum and contains:
- the porA gene encoding pyruvate ferredoxin oxidoreductase, yielding MLQITEGSHAVAEAVRLCRPQVVSAYPITPQTHIVERLAEMVAEGDLDGEYICVESEFSALSSCLGAAAAGSRVYSATTSQGLAFMAEVVFNVAGMRQPVIMTIANRAMGAPLNIWNDQQDSLFLRDSGWMQFYAEDAQEASDLHFLAYKVAEKHDILLPAFVCFDGFILSHTFEPVDIPSQEEIDAYLPAFDPLYKLDCKNPMSFGMYATPDYYQEFRYEINAAMVRAKKAFREAGREFKEQFGRDYSGLVEGYRLEDADTAIVAMGSICGTIKDAIDEMRDAGEKVGLLKIRSFRPFPAEDVREALKGVSQIAVLEKNLNIGSRMLGAVGLEIKDAVYKSGTPVFSYVGGLGGRDIRKKDIKQLAEWARQGRNDCFFGLREELL
- a CDS encoding thiamine pyrophosphate-dependent enzyme, coding for MAENTCELFDSGHRACGGCGPALAAKLITRAAGPKTIIATATGCMEVFSTPYPETAWKTPWIHSLFQNSAAVASGIEASLKRQGRDDEKVVVIAGDGATFDIGILCISGLFERGHDVTYICYDNEAYMNTGIQRSGATPYDADTTTSPAGKYSTGNKRPKKDIPAILVAHGSPYVATTSVSTPKDLMDKVKRAIATPGPCYIQVHTPCCTGWGFDGCKTMEIGKMALNSGLWVNYEIVDGVLEKSRKVKRVPVDDYLKAQKRFRHLFRPEVNTEEIAKIQAIADKNAEKYGIDIKPKK
- a CDS encoding tetratricopeptide repeat protein, translated to MKIQHLILALIVSSALCGFATAENETAISIENIADNKIALYNQATDLAYEGNYNDSLVMLDRALEIDPEFTLAYVSKAGILLVKGDISGALEASETATSLNPNQADAWVCKSSALISLGRYEEGIDSAKKALEIDKNYFEAWINLATAYEKLGDYKEQLKASEEALKIDPENILALASKEKAEKMLAINPQESPMTPFLAVFGISAVLIAIFKRREN
- a CDS encoding DUF5654 family protein, with the translated sequence MGLSIQIIEKIAALMTAAFGLVAALAWNSAIQAFFKEIFGDTSSLIAMFTYAIIVTVIAVIAAIWIGKLAEKVKEEEKAEENTV
- a CDS encoding META domain-containing protein, with protein sequence MKEKYILKDVDTNKKIDKKSVFKTSNALKFVFENKRDNKTDKIKKTDNRNTSKLIKCAGVFALVIVLIITAGCIESGSNNDNKNNETLISDEKFLEEDFMNKTALFDNYWILTSFYDSDLNKKVIAENVSVTISADEEMFYGNSGCNSFSMEYEINDDKIVPGLYTTTMMRALDDNVAYTESVFKKNLQNISVFKCNEDTLAFFDNKNMEILIFEKFSIKDYEWKLDSMFSNESLRKIPENISVTLLFDNDTAGGNSGCNRYFMSLTEVNDIKTFKEISFSGIGSTKMHCTKEGVMETESAYLGHLEDVKYYRITGDNLKFMDENNTCILSFLKITER
- a CDS encoding DUF3821 domain-containing protein; the encoded protein is MRITINNADVTLRNHCIANVLLSPIVILSKTDKIGCVIIMELKKKSKNVNKIKTKPKFARLFIPAILLILTILAISPANAAINQIYKGDTVFIGEQGLFLNSGVFYSSGGVTDTQLAYFKSGNPATDSPEYTLTPSPNSFYVSPADFRGREGTWYSYPNGSLNSHSAIYVQYPSLGLKLYAYRPGGESFDITYGKIVSGEALDFRIDSNLYPIFTRQGVTSSDKGVDVKVKTPDGATLTSLYDCSKNLVKITGIHPQTSSYFAPSGTLTCVWDTGNSAYNTGSYTIWAECNVNGMMDNLGEITGATITSPIGTVQKTETVEAGFTKTPTMTQTPSPTKTKTPEKTKTPTPVPSAKTPTPTIEKTAEPTAVQTEITEKTETATDTKKPGETAQLPQTPLGLLGVFSALIIISAIEILKRR
- a CDS encoding histidine kinase N-terminal 7TM domain-containing protein; protein product: MFHISTVYFLAGILGAVLVLLVLTKNTSKKVIPFIILIFVASYYSILYGIELTLQSPLLILSAIKFEYIGIALIPPLWLIFVITYIRRDKMLKLPVYAALFAIPVIVILVSQSPAMIPLLYQNVGFAFYKDLLLISITPGPIYLLNFSYFVVTFLAGILMLFDYSGHAHGIINRQIKIITLSGLVILFAFIFQVYWFGPAYNLDVTPLAFLFTLLMAFVALFHYRLFSLVPVAYDSVFKKLPTGLIITDNLGVVVQSNEIANEILKSGKNPVEGKILGEVCPEWDEFTTFIKGASEETSKDYEDEIIQKTDKKNRIFHIQRTNLQDRRGVTEGSIITLYDITTQKEAEITIKESEKRFRELFEQSPVAYVALDIDGRITDINPEFTHMTGYTEKDIINKYYNKFVPEKTYEQLKDQYYQYLDTGYIYLDLEIFSKDGKKLIVFLSSRIQKDISGKPVRIHAILHDITERKMTETALSQANKKLNLLSSITRHDILNQITVLKGYLELTDDYIKSSDNPDPVLVKYTQKEADSAENISQQIEFTADYQDIGVNMPIWQNVSQTFSDSLTGLNVKDKQISVKTGKLEIYADPLLKKVFYNLVENTLNYGEKVTKINLSAEIINDGLILKYTDDGSGVPKEEKENIFLRKYFRHSGLGLFLSREILSITEITIKETGVFGENAVFEIFVPKGKYKYE